In Nocardia sp. NBC_00403, one DNA window encodes the following:
- a CDS encoding DUF2637 domain-containing protein gives MNGAQTMAAVRSDSGAHHPTPSGAQAGARTREEVSAVRFFWGELLLVAAMSIGGNIVHAWMNAPEDKKVVAAVVASFPPIALLAATHGVGLLVRAQRKAKLAYWAVVALTAAIAGIAFRLSFDALKELSIQVGMSEHLAWLFPLIVDGAIGQATVALLVLARTDRTETEPTERTESATECMPEPVRTVSVREVHTETRSMTSELTAHSGAPELDGAQRIGIEVGAHPQRTDSIQRIDRWAAVAELVCSADPAGRRDPDTP, from the coding sequence ATGAACGGTGCACAGACCATGGCAGCGGTGCGCAGCGATTCCGGTGCGCACCACCCGACGCCGAGCGGTGCGCAGGCTGGTGCGCGCACTCGCGAGGAGGTGTCGGCGGTGCGGTTCTTCTGGGGCGAGTTGCTGTTGGTCGCGGCGATGTCGATCGGCGGGAACATCGTGCACGCCTGGATGAACGCACCGGAGGACAAGAAGGTGGTGGCCGCGGTCGTGGCCAGTTTCCCGCCGATCGCGTTGCTCGCAGCAACCCACGGCGTCGGCCTGCTCGTGCGCGCTCAACGCAAAGCGAAGCTGGCGTACTGGGCTGTTGTCGCACTGACAGCGGCGATCGCGGGTATCGCGTTCCGGTTGTCGTTCGACGCGTTGAAAGAACTGTCGATCCAGGTGGGAATGAGCGAACACCTGGCATGGCTGTTCCCGCTCATCGTCGACGGCGCGATCGGGCAGGCCACCGTCGCTCTGTTGGTGCTCGCGCGCACCGACCGCACCGAGACAGAACCGACGGAGCGCACCGAGTCGGCAACGGAGTGCATGCCTGAACCGGTACGCACCGTCTCGGTTCGGGAGGTGCACACCGAAACCCGGTCGATGACTAGTGAACTGACCGCCCACAGTGGTGCGCCGGAGCTGGATGGTGCGCAGCGGATTGGGATCGAGGTGGGTGCGCACCCGCAGCGCACCGATTCGATTCAGCGCATCGACCGGTGGGCCGCAGTCGCCGAACTGGTGTGCAGCGCGGATCCGGCCGGGCGCCGCGACCCGGACACACCGTGA
- a CDS encoding serine/threonine protein kinase produces MTEFYEDVAKTLGVTDLRPLRPGGQKRVFAAKRGTENVVLKAVEVLPPNQAVVLERAKREVALLAKVSNAAGRRIVALRSGLATVGDPAQPSAVGWLEEMLDGQDLLDLITGNPWPQEEALDLILGLARALTHLHDDEVVHRDLSPGNVRRRNDGTWTLLDPGLARHLAEMSLTGLYQPGTAGFRSPEQVPGGTPDTFSDIYGVGILGFVVLTGMYPIDPSGAEDEYFRRLVQQQPAPVKTLRPDLDDGFATIIDCCLNRQPARRYLDAAELLEALNEITTGTAR; encoded by the coding sequence GTGACTGAGTTCTACGAAGATGTGGCCAAGACGCTGGGGGTAACAGATCTCCGGCCACTTCGACCGGGTGGACAGAAGCGAGTCTTCGCAGCCAAACGGGGCACAGAGAACGTCGTCTTGAAGGCGGTCGAAGTCCTACCGCCCAACCAGGCAGTCGTACTAGAGCGAGCCAAGCGTGAGGTCGCGCTGCTGGCCAAGGTGTCGAATGCTGCCGGGCGGCGCATTGTCGCTCTCCGTAGCGGACTGGCAACAGTGGGCGACCCCGCCCAGCCATCTGCCGTCGGCTGGCTGGAAGAGATGCTCGACGGCCAGGACCTCCTCGATCTGATTACTGGCAACCCGTGGCCCCAGGAAGAGGCGCTCGATCTCATCCTTGGTCTCGCGCGAGCGTTGACCCACCTTCATGACGACGAGGTCGTTCATCGTGATCTGAGCCCAGGGAACGTCCGTCGCCGGAACGACGGCACGTGGACGCTCCTCGATCCCGGCCTGGCCCGCCACCTCGCCGAGATGTCGCTCACCGGTCTGTACCAACCAGGGACGGCTGGGTTCCGCAGCCCGGAGCAGGTTCCTGGCGGGACCCCTGACACTTTCTCGGATATTTACGGCGTCGGGATCCTCGGGTTCGTTGTGCTGACTGGGATGTATCCGATCGACCCCAGCGGCGCTGAGGACGAGTACTTCAGACGGCTAGTGCAACAGCAGCCCGCGCCGGTCAAGACACTACGGCCGGACCTCGATGACGGGTTTGCCACGATCATCGATTGTTGCCTGAACAGGCAACCAGCCAGACGGTACCTGGATGCGGCTGAATTGCTCGAAGCCCTCAACGAGATCACTACCGGGACGGCCCGGTGA
- a CDS encoding deazapurine DNA modification protein DpdA family protein — MGQVKLSPIRAAVPTVFAGTGLSVTEHLHRSVGNLLDLRSLAPDLPIAPTVQGFTRADYELCLDLYAKAGIDLAAEPIVAIGSVCRRQNTSEAAEIITAITDAVPGIRLHGFGIKTSGLADYGSLLASSDSTAWSDTARKEKILLPGCTGHINCANCLRWAFQWREKVLASLAGHATRTPICQNPSRRSVSRKLDRTTRTSHRLALSGFRDEAARLERDTSIRWAHRDGMSVRQIATLMDLSPARVGQILAEPDHGQLVDQLRALRQKWGVDSEPATRAAADHIIATLTAAELADTAPEPVGARGHHEKADPTDPALFDIA, encoded by the coding sequence GTGGGGCAGGTCAAGTTGTCACCTATCCGTGCAGCAGTCCCAACCGTCTTCGCCGGCACCGGACTGTCGGTGACCGAGCACCTGCACCGCAGCGTCGGCAATCTGCTCGACTTGCGTTCGCTGGCACCGGATCTGCCGATCGCACCCACCGTTCAAGGCTTCACACGCGCCGATTACGAGTTGTGCCTGGACCTCTACGCCAAGGCCGGTATCGATCTGGCCGCCGAACCGATCGTCGCGATCGGTAGTGTCTGCCGCCGCCAGAACACCAGCGAAGCCGCCGAGATCATCACCGCCATCACCGACGCCGTCCCCGGAATCCGGTTGCACGGGTTCGGAATCAAAACCTCCGGGCTCGCCGACTACGGGTCACTCTTGGCCTCCTCCGACAGCACCGCCTGGTCCGACACCGCCCGCAAAGAGAAGATCCTGCTACCCGGCTGCACCGGACACATCAACTGCGCCAACTGTCTGCGCTGGGCCTTCCAATGGCGCGAAAAGGTCCTCGCCTCGTTGGCCGGGCACGCCACCCGAACCCCGATTTGCCAGAACCCTTCCCGTCGCTCGGTGTCCAGAAAACTGGACAGAACCACCCGCACTTCACACCGGTTGGCGCTGTCTGGATTCCGTGATGAAGCCGCCCGCCTCGAACGTGACACCAGCATCCGGTGGGCCCACCGCGACGGCATGAGCGTGCGCCAGATCGCCACCCTCATGGATCTCAGCCCCGCCCGAGTCGGACAGATCCTCGCCGAACCCGATCACGGGCAGCTCGTGGACCAACTTCGCGCGCTGCGACAGAAATGGGGTGTCGACAGCGAACCGGCGACCCGCGCCGCCGCCGATCACATCATCGCCACCCTCACCGCCGCCGAACTCGCCGACACCGCCCCCGAACCTGTCGGTGCCCGAGGCCATCATGAGAAAGCCGATCCGACGGATCCGGCACTGTTCGACATCGCCTGA
- a CDS encoding recombinase family protein produces MRSGDTLVVPSLDRLGRSLQDLISIVTGLRKRDIEFRSLHEAIDTTTPGGRLVFHAFAALAEFIRELVIDGTNEGLAAARARGQRLGRPLVMATHAHQAKAIRTRPEETVSSVARLLGVSRSTIYKYVPELGDGSRASNQQPPRSPHHVASKPAVTQGVSSERTYSSAHSAHPYGGPKSLREEVWQMSDDHEARNRREKWKDRAATWSPLVFSFARWVQDVVGRLLD; encoded by the coding sequence GTGCGATCCGGCGACACTCTGGTTGTGCCGTCACTGGACCGGCTCGGCCGCTCCCTGCAAGATCTGATCTCGATCGTGACCGGTCTTCGCAAGCGCGACATCGAATTCCGGTCCCTGCACGAAGCGATCGACACCACCACCCCCGGCGGGCGCCTGGTCTTCCACGCCTTCGCCGCGCTCGCGGAGTTCATCCGCGAGCTGGTCATCGACGGCACCAATGAGGGCCTCGCCGCCGCCCGCGCCCGCGGGCAACGCCTCGGCCGGCCCCTGGTGATGGCCACGCACGCCCACCAGGCCAAAGCGATCCGAACCCGCCCGGAGGAGACGGTTTCCTCGGTCGCCCGCCTGCTTGGGGTCTCACGCTCGACGATCTACAAGTACGTTCCCGAACTCGGCGATGGGAGTCGTGCCAGCAACCAGCAGCCGCCCCGCTCCCCCCACCATGTAGCGAGCAAACCAGCAGTCACACAAGGGGTATCCTCGGAACGCACCTACTCATCGGCGCACTCGGCCCACCCGTACGGGGGGCCGAAATCGCTGAGAGAGGAGGTGTGGCAGATGTCTGATGACCACGAGGCTCGCAACCGTCGAGAAAAGTGGAAGGATCGGGCGGCGACGTGGAGTCCTTTGGTCTTCTCATTCGCTCGCTGGGTTCAAGACGTCGTCGGCCGCCTGTTGGACTAG
- a CDS encoding DNA-directed RNA polymerase subunit alpha C-terminal domain-containing protein: MSETTAPQDPATTRLCTMLSPRVAHMLGREGIDTLADLMDYTRSDLEALRSFGTLTMAEIDDALAARGLCLAGRDPDRGSTLAEEFRTVLDQRNQLLALIERIADAVGTSEGLRDITTTMDGMDLTPTMRQIAATHHHTAR, from the coding sequence ATGAGCGAAACCACCGCGCCGCAGGATCCGGCGACGACCCGGTTGTGCACGATGTTGAGCCCTCGTGTCGCGCACATGCTCGGGCGGGAAGGGATCGACACCCTCGCCGATCTAATGGACTACACCCGGTCCGACCTGGAGGCCCTTCGCAGTTTCGGCACGCTGACGATGGCCGAGATCGACGACGCGCTGGCCGCCCGCGGACTCTGCCTGGCCGGCCGCGACCCCGACCGAGGTTCCACTCTCGCCGAGGAGTTCCGTACGGTGCTCGACCAACGCAACCAGCTCTTGGCGCTGATCGAGCGAATCGCCGATGCAGTCGGCACATCCGAGGGACTCCGCGACATCACCACGACGATGGACGGCATGGACCTCACGCCCACCATGCGCCAGATCGCGGCCACTCACCACCACACCGCCCGCTGA
- a CDS encoding type VII secretion system-associated protein: MDESVPGVIRQGDWFVLVDPAWETSAQSALPSDMMVGGWLQEDDGTIGPFQPNPEYRPSAETVPTDPIDAVLRRITAGGDGRLGDELTAMVRDSVVAVGCDEHGRPLIGASPDGIPCVVVATAELQKTGIDVDRWQSIHGAKLAEILPTGVEIFLNPTGAAPFRLASIPR, translated from the coding sequence GTGGACGAGTCGGTTCCCGGAGTGATCCGCCAAGGTGACTGGTTCGTGCTGGTCGACCCGGCGTGGGAGACGAGCGCGCAGTCCGCGCTTCCGTCCGACATGATGGTCGGCGGATGGCTTCAAGAAGACGACGGCACGATCGGTCCTTTTCAACCGAATCCCGAGTATCGACCCAGCGCCGAAACCGTCCCGACCGACCCCATTGATGCCGTCCTGCGGCGGATCACTGCCGGTGGAGATGGTCGGCTCGGTGACGAATTGACCGCGATGGTCCGCGACTCGGTCGTGGCGGTCGGGTGTGATGAGCATGGCAGGCCGCTGATCGGTGCCAGCCCGGACGGAATCCCTTGTGTGGTCGTTGCTACCGCGGAACTGCAGAAGACCGGAATCGACGTCGACCGATGGCAGTCCATACACGGGGCGAAACTCGCCGAAATTCTACCCACCGGTGTCGAGATCTTCCTGAATCCCACCGGTGCCGCACCGTTCCGGCTTGCCTCCATCCCACGCTGA
- the istA gene encoding IS21 family transposase: protein MEPRVELFAAIRRDARVEGLSIRELARRHQVHRRTVRQALAGAVPPARKAPVRRAPKLDAFKPAIDAMLVEDTTAPRKQRHTVRRTLARLIEEHGARELSYSTVRDYVRVRRVQIDLEAGRRVEAFIPQQRLPGQEAEVDFGEVWVMLGGVKTRCHMFVFWLAYSGRSLHRVYPTAGQEAFLEGRIEAFTAIGGVPTRHIRYDNLTSAVRLVLHGSDRRRAENPRWVLFCSHYGFDPFYCQPGLAGSHEKGGVEGEVGRFRRNRLTPMPVVDSLDELNDLIREWEIGDQQRRIDGRVNTIAHDFSIEAPLLAPLPVEEFDPGLILHPRVDRSALVTVRMVKYSVPARLIGRKVRVSLQASQLVIYEGAKVVARHRRIAARTGCSVQLDHYLEVLKIKPGAFPGSTALAQARAAGVFTPAHEAFWAAARRVNGDAEGTREMIEVLLLHRGMNPTDVIAGISAALKVGAVNADIVAVEARRHATSNPGGAELGRHHSTVGPRQRVVSLTQRRLTDPAAIIAGLPPDPRPLPSVTAYDELLPRRATPTTPPTDSEKSSAS from the coding sequence ATGGAGCCTCGGGTGGAGTTGTTTGCTGCCATTCGGCGTGATGCTCGTGTCGAGGGTCTTTCTATTCGTGAGCTGGCTCGCCGACATCAGGTGCATCGGCGGACGGTGCGCCAAGCTTTGGCGGGCGCGGTGCCACCGGCGCGGAAAGCGCCAGTGCGGCGGGCGCCGAAGCTGGACGCGTTCAAACCCGCGATCGACGCGATGCTGGTGGAGGACACGACCGCGCCGCGCAAACAGCGCCATACCGTCCGGCGGACTCTGGCCCGGCTGATCGAGGAACACGGTGCGAGGGAGCTGTCGTATTCGACGGTCCGTGATTATGTGCGGGTCCGGCGCGTGCAGATCGATCTGGAGGCCGGTCGTCGTGTCGAGGCGTTCATCCCGCAGCAGCGCCTACCCGGCCAGGAAGCCGAGGTCGATTTCGGTGAGGTGTGGGTGATGCTGGGCGGGGTGAAAACCCGGTGTCATATGTTTGTTTTCTGGCTCGCCTATTCGGGGCGGTCGCTTCACCGTGTTTATCCGACGGCGGGGCAGGAAGCGTTCCTGGAAGGCCGTATCGAGGCGTTCACCGCGATCGGCGGTGTCCCGACGCGTCATATTCGGTACGACAATCTGACGAGCGCGGTGCGGCTGGTATTGCATGGCAGTGATCGGCGGCGGGCGGAGAATCCGCGCTGGGTGTTGTTTTGTTCGCATTACGGCTTCGATCCGTTTTATTGCCAACCGGGTTTGGCCGGGTCGCATGAGAAAGGCGGCGTCGAGGGCGAGGTCGGCCGTTTCCGACGCAACCGGTTGACGCCGATGCCGGTGGTCGATTCCCTCGACGAACTCAACGACCTGATCCGCGAGTGGGAGATCGGTGACCAGCAGCGGCGGATCGATGGGCGGGTGAACACGATCGCCCACGACTTCTCGATCGAGGCACCGCTTTTGGCGCCGCTGCCAGTCGAGGAGTTCGATCCTGGCCTGATCCTGCATCCGCGCGTGGATCGCTCAGCGTTGGTGACGGTGAGGATGGTGAAGTACTCGGTGCCCGCACGGTTGATCGGTCGCAAGGTGCGGGTGTCGTTGCAGGCATCCCAGCTGGTGATCTACGAGGGAGCGAAAGTCGTTGCCCGTCACCGCAGAATTGCCGCTCGCACCGGGTGTTCGGTGCAACTGGACCATTACCTGGAAGTTTTGAAGATCAAACCGGGTGCGTTCCCCGGTTCGACGGCGCTGGCCCAGGCCCGCGCGGCGGGAGTGTTCACCCCCGCCCACGAAGCGTTCTGGGCGGCGGCGCGGCGGGTCAACGGCGACGCCGAAGGCACCCGGGAGATGATCGAGGTGTTGCTGCTGCACCGCGGCATGAACCCCACCGATGTCATCGCCGGAATCAGCGCCGCCCTCAAGGTCGGCGCTGTCAACGCCGATATCGTCGCGGTCGAGGCCCGACGCCACGCCACCAGCAACCCCGGCGGGGCCGAATTGGGCCGTCACCACAGCACTGTCGGCCCCCGGCAGCGAGTCGTCAGCCTGACACAACGCCGGCTCACCGATCCGGCCGCGATCATCGCCGGGCTGCCTCCGGATCCGCGGCCCTTGCCGAGTGTCACCGCCTACGACGAGCTCCTGCCCCGCCGCGCCACCCCGACCACACCACCCACCGACAGCGAAAAGAGCAGCGCCTCATGA
- a CDS encoding recombinase family protein, with the protein MATPTHDLDIPAPLTLDGDALDPIGGGGALIGYGRVSTKDQNLDRQIHALTAAGCQKIYTDKKSGKDTERVGPRVPGCHQPDLGAWSPATTRLSSCATMCRGTPGRTADRLGLLARGTGRPLMAAGARGNRPRPRIRV; encoded by the coding sequence ATGGCCACGCCGACACACGATCTCGACATCCCTGCACCGCTCACTCTCGACGGCGACGCCCTCGATCCGATCGGCGGCGGCGGCGCGCTTATCGGCTACGGCCGCGTCTCCACCAAGGACCAGAACCTCGACCGCCAGATCCATGCGCTCACCGCGGCGGGATGCCAGAAGATCTACACCGACAAGAAGAGCGGCAAGGACACCGAACGTGTCGGTCCAAGAGTTCCTGGATGTCATCAACCGGACTTGGGTGCATGGTCTCCGGCGACGACTCGGCTGAGCAGTTGCGCCACGATGTGCCGCGGTACGCCTGGACGCACTGCTGACCGACTTGGATTACTGGCACGAGGAACTGGCCGCCCCTTGATGGCTGCGGGTGCGCGTGGAAATCGTCCCCGGCCGCGCATTAGGGTTTGA